The Ficedula albicollis isolate OC2 linkage group LGE22 unlocalized genomic scaffold, FicAlb1.5 N00642, whole genome shotgun sequence genomic interval ggggggggggggggggggggggggggggggggggggggggggggggggggggggggggggggggggggggggggggggggggggggggggggggggggggggggggggggggggggggggggggggggggggggggggggggggggggggggggggggggggggggggggggggggggggggggggggggggggggggggggggggggggggggggggggggggggggggggggggggggggggggggggggggggggggggggggggggggggggggggggggggggggggggggggggggggggggggggggggggggggggggggggggggggggggggggggggggggggggggggggggattggcagacacctgtgctccaaaccaggacagggtACCTGAGGGTCCCCATCCCCGCCTCGGGGGTGTGACTCACCTTGGGCAGGTCCAGGAAGAGGTGCTGGGTGGGCGTCACCACCGGGGTCCCACGGCAGAGCTTGCACTGGGGGTTCTGAGGGAAAACAGGGGGGTCCCCAAAGGTGGGGCTGGGGTCCCCAAAGGTGGGGCAGGGGTCCCCAAAGGTGGGGCAGGGGTCCCAGGGGGCCGGGCCCCACCTTGAGCTCCACGGCGTTGATGAGCTTGCCGCACTTCTCGCACTGGTCGCCGCGGGCCTCGGCGTAGCCGCAGAAGGGGCAGGTGCCCTCCACGAAGCGATCGGCCAGGTAGCGGCCGCAGCTCTcgcacctgagctgctccagcgtgtcctgcagcaggaagccCCGCGCCAGCAGGCGCTGGAAGATGTCCTGGGCGATCCTGGCGGGAGCGGGGAGGCCACGTTGGCCACAGGTAATCCAAGGGCAGGTGGGGCTCACCTGGCCTGTCTGGGCTCACCTGACCCATAGCGGCTCATCTGGCCCTCAGGAGCTCACCTGGCCCATAGGGGCTCACCTGGCCCATAGGGGCTCACCTGGTCCATAGGGGCTCACCTGACCCATAGCGGTTCATCTGGCCCTCAGGAGCTCACCTGGTCCATAGGGGCTCACCTGGCCCATAGGGGCTCACCTGACCCATAGCGGTTCATCTGGCCCTCAGGAGCTCACCTGGTCCATAGGGGCTCACCTGGCCCATAGGGGCTCACCTGACCCATAGCGGTTCATCTGGCCCTCAGGAGCTCACCTGGTCCATAGGGGCTCACCTGGCCCATAGGGGCTCACCTGACCCATAGCGGTTCATCTGGCCCTCAGGAGCTCACCTGGTCCATAGGGGCTCACCTGACCCATAGCAGCTCACCTGGCTCACAGGAGCTCACCTGGCCTGGAAGGGCCTCACCTGGCCCTCAGCTTACCTGGCACGCATGGGCTTACCTGGCCTACAGGAGGTCACCTGACTCTCAGGAGCTCACCTGGCCGGCAGGAGCTCACCTGGCCTACAGGAGCTCACCTGGCCGGCAGGAGCCCACCTGGCCTGCAGGTTAACCTGGCACACATGGGCTCACCTGGCCTACAGGATCTCACCTGGCCCAGAGGGGCTCACCTGGCCTGGAAGGGCCTCACCTGGCTCTCAGGAGCTCacctggctggcaggagctcaCCTGGCCCAGAGGGGCTCACCTGGCCTACAGGAGCTCACCTGACTCTCACAAGCTCACCTGGCTCACAGGAGCTCACCTGGCCCGCAGGGACAGACCTGGCCTGGAAGGGCCTCACCTGGCCCTCAGTTTACCTGGCACACATGGGCTCACCTGGCCTACAGGAGCTCACCTGACTCACAGGAGCTCACCTGGCCGGCAGGAGCTCACCAAATCTCCGAGCGGCCAGAATTTCACAGAGGCCCCTGCTCGAactttctgcttcccaaatcctcctgaGTGACTCCAACCCAGCACTCTTTCCATCCCAAGGCAGATAAAAATCAGCTGGGGCCGAGCAGGGCCCATCTacagctctgtgtttatttttaatcgGGTGGCTCAAAACTGAGTCGGGCCCCACCAGTTCCTGGAAATTTAATCCACAATCCCTTCCTTCTCTGGAGCTAccgagcagcagctctctgctggggCGTGGTGGTGCGGCCGAAGTGGTCGAAGGAGATGCGGAACCAGCGGTAGACGTCGGCGTGCAGGGCGTGGTAGCGGTCGCAGAGCTGCTGcgggctcagcccctcctccAGCGCCCGCGTCTCGGTGGCCGTGCCGTACTCGTCCGTGCCGCACACGAACAGCGTGTTCCAGCCCCGCAGCCGGCAGTACCTGCGGGGCGGGGCCGCCTGCCACACCTGGCGCACCTGGCATGTGTGCCTGGCACGCCTGCAGGGgcacctggcacacctgcagggtacctggcacacctggcatgggcacctggcacacctggcacacctgcaggggcacctggcacacctggcacgggcacctggcacacctgcagggtacctggcacacctggcatggtcacctggcacacctggcatGGGCGCCTGGCACACCTGCAGGATACCTGGCACACCTGTAGGGTACCTGGCACACCAGCAGGGGcgcctggcacacctggcacacctgcagagtacctggcacagctggcacaccTGCAGGGTACCTGGCACACCTGCAGGGGCAGCtagcacacctgggcacctggcacacctgcaggggcacctggcacacctggcatgggcacctggcacacctggcacacctgcaggggcagctggcACACCTGCAGGGCACCTGTAACACCTGGGCATGGACACCTATCACAGCTGTGTGgcacacctgtcacacctgaggGTGGGcacctgtcacacctggggaTGGGCACTGTCACACCTGAAAGGGCGTCTATCACACCTGGGCATGGGcacctgtcacacctgaggTGGGCACTGTCACACCTGTGGGGATTACCTgtcacacctgggcacgggTACCTATCACACCTGTGTGTGGGCACTTATCACACCTGTGGGGTACACCTGTAGGGGCACCTGGCAAACCCCTGCACGGACACATGTCACACGTGCGTGTGGACATGTGTAACACCTGCAGAGACACCTGTCATGCTTGCACAGGTGAGCATAGAGTGCCACACCCCCATCCAACGAACTCCCACACCGGGCAGCACCTGCAGATGCACACCCATaacacctgtgcaggtgtgcagaCAGCCCAAACCTGTAACACCTGTGCAGacagcccagccccactccccccgcccccccccaGGGTGCACACCTGTAacacctgtgcacacagccCATACCTGTAACAcctgtgcacagcccagcccccagTCCCAGGGAGGTGCACACCTGTAACACCTGTacacagcccagcccccagTCCCAGGGAGGCGCACACCTGTAACACCTGTGCACggcccagcccccagccccagggaggtgCACACCTGTACCACCTGTGCACggcccagcccccagccccagggaggctcccccagccccagggaggcacccccagggggggggggggggggggggggggggggggggggggggggggggggggggggggggggggggggggggggggggggggggggggggggggggggggggggggggggggggggggggggggggggggggggggggggggggggggggggggggggggggggggggggggggggggggggggggggggggggggggggggggggggggggggggggggggggggggggggggggggggggggggggggggggggggggggggggggggggggggggggggggggggggggggggggggggggggggggggggggggggggggggggggggggggggggggggggggggggggggggggggggggggggggggggggggggggggggggggggggggggggggggggggggggggggggggggggggggggggggggggggggggggggggggggggggggggggggggggggggggggggggggggggggggggggggggggggggggggggggggggggggggggggggggggggggggggggggggggggggggggggggggggggggggggggggggggggggggggggggggggggggggggggggggggggggggggggggggggggggggggggggggggggggggggggggggggggggggggggggggggggggggggggggggggggggggggggggggggggggggggggggggggggggggggggggggggggggggggggggggggggggggggggggggggggggggggggggggggggggggggggggggggggggggggggggggggggggggggggggggggggggggggggggggggggggggggggggggggggggggggggggggggggggggggggggggggggggggggggggggggggggggggggggggggggggggggggggggggggggggggggggggggggggggggggggggggggggggggggggggggggggggggggggggggggggggggggggggggggggggggggggggggggggggggggggggggggggggggggggggggggggggggggggggggggggggggggggggggggggggggggggggggggggggggggggggggggggggggggggggggggggggggggggggggggggggggggggggggggggggggggggggggggggggggggggggggggggggggggggggggggggggggggggggggggggggggggggggggggggggggggggggggggggggggggggggggggggggggggggggggggggggggggggggggggggggggggggggggggggggggggggggggggggggggggggggggggggggggggggggggggggggggggggggggggggggggggggggggggggggggggggggggggggggggggggggggggggggggggggggggggggggggggggggggggggggggggggggggggggggggggggggggggggggggggggggggggggggggggggggggggggggggggggggggggggggggggggggggggggggggggggggggggggggggggggggggggggggggggggggggggggggggggggggggggggggggggggggggggggggggggggggggggggggggggggggggggggggggggggggggggggggggggggggggggggggggggggggggggggggggggggggggggggggggggggggggggggggggggggggggggggggggggggggggggggggggggggggggggggggggggggggggggggggggggggggggggggggggggggggggggggggggggggggggggggggggggggggggggggggggggggggggggggggggggggggggggggggggggggggggggggggggggggggggggggggggggggggggggggggggggggggggggggggggggggggggggggggggccccccagGCCGGCAGGGACCCCCCCAATCcggcagggacacccccaatccggcagggacacccccaaTCCGGCAGGGACCCCCCCAATCCAGCAGGGACCCCCCCAATCCGgcagggacccccaggccaGCAGGGACCCCCCCAACCAGCTCTTACTGGGCAGACTGGTCtcatcctgcagcactgggaacaggctgccccACACCACCACGTCAGCGACCGAGGCGGCATCCTGGGGGAGACAGGCACgtactgggagaactgggagggactgggagtgaGCTCTGGGGGCATcgggagggactgggagcactgggagtgagctctgggggcactgggagggactggaagcactgggagtgagctctgggagcactgggagacaCCGGGAGTGTGctctgggggcactgggagggactgggagcactgggagtgagctctgggggcactgggagggactggaagcactgggagtgagctctgggagcactgggagacaCCGGGAGTGTGctctgggggcactgggagggactggaagCACTGGGAGTGAGCTCTGGGGCCACTGGGAGACACCGGGAGTGTGctctgggggcactgggagggactgggagcactgggagacaCCGGGAGTGAGCTCTGGGGGtactgggagagactgggagtGAGctctgggggcactgggaggaactgggagcactgggagtgagctctgggggcactgggagagactgggagggaagggagacaaactgggtgacactgggtggggggggggggggggggggggggggggggggggggggggggggggggggggggggggggggggggggggggggggggggggggggggggggggggggggggggggggggggggggggggggggggggggggggggggggggggggggggggggggggggggggggggggggggggggggggggggggggggggggtgcagcACAGCGAGGGCGTCGGGCCCCGGGCGGCCCTGCACCTGCCGCAGGTACAGGGCGGCGGCCACCGCCGGCTGCGGGCACAGCGAGGTGACATCAGGGGTAACAGGGCGGGCACAGCGGGGGCACATCggggggcacagagcccctCAGGGGGCATaggggggcacagagcccctCGGGGGGTCCCATCGGGGGGCACAGGGCCCCTCAAGGGGCACGGGGGGGGtcacagcagggatgcagagcccTTTGAGGGGCACggggggcacagagcccctcagggggacacaggggggtCGCAGCGGGGGCACAGAGCCCTTtcaggggcacagagccccggggggggggggggggggggggggggggggggggggggggggggggggggggggggggggggggggggggggggggggggggggggggggggggggggggggggggggggggggggggggggggggggggggggggggggggggggggggggggggggggggggggggggggggggggggggggggggggggggggggggggggggggggggggggggggggggggggggggggggggggggggggggggggggggggggggggggggggggggggggggggggggggggggggggggggggggggggggggggggggggggggggggggggggggggggggggggggggggggggggggggggggggggggggggggggggggggggggggggggggggggggggggggggggggggggggggggggggggggggggggggggggggggggggggggggggggggggggggggggggggggggggggggggggggggggggggggggggggggggggggggggggggggggggggggggggggggggggggggggggggggggggggggggggggggggggggggggggggggggggggggggggggggggggggggggggggggggggggggggggggggggggggggggggggggggggggggggggggggggggggggggggggggggggggggggggggggggggggggggggggggggggggggggggggggggggggggggggggggggggggggggggggggggggggggggggggggggggggggggggggggggggggggggggggggggggggggggggggggggggggggggggggggggggggggggggggggggggggggggggggggggggggggggggggggggggggggggggggggggggggggggggggggggggggggggggggggggggggggggggggggggggggggggggggggggggggggggggggggggggggggggggggggggggggggggggggggggggggggggggggggggggggggggggggggggggggggggggggggggggggggggggggggggggggggggggggggggggggggggggggggggggggggggggggggggggggggggggggggggggggggggggggggggggggggggggggggggggggggggggggggggggggggggggggggggggggggggggggggggggggggggggggggggggggggggggggggggggggggggggggggggggggggggggggggggggggggggggggggggggggggggggggggggggggggggggggggggggggggggggggggggggggggggggggggggggggggggggggggggggggggggggggggggggggggggggggggggggggggggggggggggggggggggggggggggggggggggggggggggggggggggggggggggggggggggggggggggggggggggggggggggggggggggggggggggggggggggggggggggggggggggggggggggggggggggggggggggggggggggggggggggggggggggggggggggggggggggggggggggggggggggggggggggggggggggggggggggggggggggggggggggggggggggggggggggggggggggggggggggggggggggggggggggggggggggggggggggggggggggggggggggggatgggatgggacaatgggatccatgggacaatgggatccatgggatcccCGGGacaatgggatcaatgggatgggacaATAGGATCCATGGGAcaatgggatccatgggatcaaTGGGACAATGGGATGGGACAATGGGATCCCCGGGAcaatgggatccatgggatgggacaatgggatccatgggacaatgggatccatgggatcccCGGGacaatgggatcaatgggatgggacaATAGGATCCATGGGAcaatgggatccatgggatcccCGGGacaatgggatcaatgggatgggacaATAGGATCCATGGGAcaatgggatccatgggatcccCGGGacaatgggatcaatgggatgggacaATAGGATCCATGGGAcaatgggatccatgggatcccCGGGacaatgggatcaatgggatgggacaATAGGATCCATGGGAcaatgggatccatgggatcccCGGGacaatgggatcaatgggatgggacaATAGGATCCATGGGAcaatgggatccatgggatcccCGGGacaatgggatcaatgggatgggacaATAGGATCCATGGGAcaatgggatccatgggatcccCGGGacaatgggatcaatgggatgggacaATAGGATCCATGGGAcaatgggatccatgggatcccCGGGacaatgggatcaatgggatgggacaATAGGATCCATGGGAcaatgggatccatgggatcccCGGGacaatgggatcaatgggatgggacaATAGGATCCATGGGAcaatgggatccatgggatcccCGGGacaatgggatcaatgggatgggacaATAGGATCCATGGGAcaatgggatccatgggatcccCGGGacaatgggatcaatgggatgggacaATAGGATCCATGGGAcaatgggatccatgggatcaaTGGGACAATGGGATGGGACAATGGGATCCCCGGGAcaatgggatccatgggatggggggggggggggggggggggggggggggggggggggggggggggggggggggggggggggggggggggggggggggggggggggggggggggggggggggggggggggggggggggggggggggggggggggggccatggGATGGGACAATGGGATCCTGGGAtaatgggatccatgggatcccCGGGACAACGGGATCCCCGAGCTGGGGCTCAGGGGCTCCCCGCCGACCCCAGCCCGCCCCGCGCTGAGTCTGATCTCGGGCTCTGAAGGGGCCCAAGGGGATTTCAACCCAAATTTTGTCACTTCAACCCAAACTTAGAGAACCTCACCCAAACCTCGGCAGATTCAACCcgaatttcattaattttaccCAAGTTTTGTAATATTTAGCCCagtttttggttgttttaaCTcgaattttatgtatttaagcCACAACTCCCCATCAAGTTTaaccactttttatttttccacttaaatATTCTCTTTAAATACAGCATCGTCccaggaaactgcagaaaagcaggaaaatgaataaTAGTGGGGAGAAGCTTTGGATTCACTCAGGGGCATTAAATGTGGAATTAAAATGAAtgttaaaagctgaaaaatgaaatttaaactggaacagaaaaaaaggaaagagtaaagaaaaaatttaaggAAATTGAAAGGtaacaaaaagggaaagaaatggaattaaaaaagaagcacgagtaaaaattaaataaagcaataaaaaaagcagtaaaaacagaaaggaaataaaaatgaaattaaaaaagaaataaaaaatttaaaaggaaagcaaaaaaaaaaaatttaaaaaattataggaataaaaaagaaatagaaaaaaaaaaaaagggaataaaaaaataaagaaggaaatcGAAATGACATTAAAAGTCCCGAAGCCACTTTGGGGATcccccaggattttggggggccTGGGGGGGGCAGTAGCACCAACAAGGGGCCAGATCCATAAAATCCAGATGGGAAAGTCAAATCCCAGCTGGAccacagcaggatttgggggcAAGTGGAGAAATCTAGAATTCCACAGTTTGGGGAAAAGtgggagaaatgcagaaattccaCAATTTTACCCAAACTGGGAGAAATTCAGAGATTCCACAGTttggggaaaagtgggaaaaatccagaattCCAGAGTTTGGTAAAAACTGGGAGAAATCCAGAAATTTCAGAGTTTGgggaaaactgggagaaatCCAGAATTCCACAATTTTACCCAAACTGGGAGAAATTCAGAGATTCCACAGTttggggaaaagtgggaaaaatccagaattCCAGAGTTTGGTAAAAACTGGGAGAAATCCAGAAATTTCAGAGTTTGgggaaaactgggagaaatCCAGAATTCCACAATTTTACCCAAACTGGGAGAAATTCAGAGATTCCACAGTttggggaaaagtgggaaaaatccagaattCCAGAGTTTGGTAAAAACTGGGAGAAATCCAGAAATTTCAGAGTTTGgggaaaactgggagaaatCCAGAATTCCACAATTTTACCCAAACTGGGAGAAATTCAGAGATTCCACGgtttggggaaaattgggagAAAATCCAGAATTCCAGAGTTTTGTACAAATTGGGaggattccagaattccagggTTTTGTACAAAGTGTGGGAAATGCAGGACGGCAGGTTTGGGAAGCCCCAGGTTGGGAATTGCAGGGGGACCCAGCCCggggggggcagggcaggatttggggtcacctccccctcccccccacccccacaCCAcagggggggatttggggtcgCTGAGGCCCCTCCCAGACCCCTGGAAAATCCCCCTTTCAAACCCCCCTGAACCCCTTTAATGCCCTTCAAATCTCTCCTAACCTCTTTTGAACCCCCTTAAACAccaaaaagggggggggggggggggggggggggggggggggggggggggggggggggggggggggggggggggggggggggggggggggggggggggggggggggggggggggggggggggggggggggggggggggggggggggggggggggggggggggggggggggggggggggggggggggggggggggggggggggggggggggggggggggggggggggggggggggggggggggggggggggggggggggggggggggggggggggggggggggggggggggggggggggggggggggggggggggggggggggggggggggggggggggggggggggggggggggggggggggggggggggggggggggggggggggggggggggggggggggggggggggggggggggggggggggggggggggggggggggggggggggggggggggggggggggggggggggggggggggggggggggggggggggggggggggggggggggggggggggggggggggggggggggggggggggggggggggggggggggggggggggggggggggggggggggggggggggggggggggggggggggggggggggggggggggggggggggggggggggggggggggggggggggggggggggggggggggggggggggggggggggggggggggggggggggggggggggggggggggggggggggggggggggggggggggggggggggggggggggggggggggggggggggggggggggggggggggggggggggggggggggggggggggggggggggggggggggggggggggggggggggggggggggggggggggggggggggggggggggggggggggggggggggggggggggggggggggggggggggggggggggggggggggggggggggggggggggggggggggggggggggggggggggggggggggggggggggggggggggggggggggggggggggggggggggggg includes:
- the MARS gene encoding methionine--tRNA ligase, cytoplasmic, which encodes MCPRCARPVTPDVTSLCPQPAVAAALYLRQDAASVADVVVWGSLFPVLQDETSLPSVTGVRLPGTGGWAVYRCYRCAPPWDWGLGCAQVLQVCHTAVIGVHAQVLQVPCRCASCPCRCARCARCPCQVCQVPLQVCQVPCRCARCPCRRARHTCQVRQVWQAAPPRRYCRLRGWNTLFVCGTDEYGTATETRALEEGLSPQQLCDRYHALHADVYRWFRISFDHFGRTTTPQQTRIAQDIFQRLLARGFLLQDTLEQLRCESCGRYLADRFVEGTCPFCGYAEARGDQCEKCGKLINAVELKNPQCKLCRGTPVVTPTQHLFLDLPKLEGPLEAWLERSWAAGDWTPNARHITRTWLRDGLKPRCITRDLTWGTPVPLDGFRDKVFYVWFDAPIGYLSITANYTDQWERWWKNPQQVELYNFMAKDNVPFHSVVFPCSLLGADDNYTLVNHLIATEYLNYEDGKFSKSRGVGVFGDMAKDTGIPADVWRFYLLYLRPEGQDSAFSWADLLLKNNSELLNNLGNFINRSGDAAGSRAAAPWLRDGLKPRCITRDLTWGTPVPLDGFRAPAPAPNTSAAPGDPKLIQELTEQVAKQGNLVRQLKAAGGGVRQLKAAQVEKAQVDAQVAKLLELKQQLALAEGRSPEVPKGKRKK